DNA from Amycolatopsis sp. DSM 110486:
AACAGTTCTTCGTCGGTCACCGAGCCGTGCTGGCCCGTCATGCGGCTCAGCCGCGGCTCGGCTTCGGTGCGGACGACGGCGGCGGTCCCGCGGGCCGCGACGACGACGTCGCCGATGCGGGGGAGCACGGCGCCGTCGACGCGCGGGCCGAACCAGCCCGCCGTGACAGCCTCTTCGCGGCCCAGCACCCACGCGCGGTCGCCGAGGGTTTCGCGCCACGCGGCTCGCACGTCGGGTGCCGCGCCCTCGACGGTGTAGACGTGGCGCGCGCGGGCCTCGCCGCCGACGGTGCGGACGCCGGCCCGCAGCGCGGGTTCGGCGTCGTAGTCGACGCGCTCGCCGACGGTGACCATGCCGTGGTCGGCCGTCACGATCAGCGCCGCGCCGGCCGGGAGGCTGCCCGCGATCGTCTCGGCGAGGCGGTCGACGTAGGACAGCTGGTAGAGCCACGGGGTGCTGCCGGGGCCGTGGACGTGGCCGAGCAGGTCGAGGTCGGCGTGGTAGGCGTAGCAGAGACTCCGCGGGTGTTTCAGCGCTTCGGCGACGGCCGCGGTGAGGTCGCCGAGAGCGTGCACGCCCTGGAATTCCCCGCCGCGCAGCGCAGCCCGCGTGAGACCGCTGTCGCGCTGGTCGCGAGGCCCGACCACGCGCACGGCGACGCCGGCTCCTGCCGCGCGTTCGAACGCCGTCGGGCGCGGCTGCAGCTCCTCCGGCACAACGCGCTCGCGCAGGTCGATCGGCTTGCCGCCGGTGTGGCGGCGCCAGCCGAGGACGTTGAGCACGTCGCGTCCGGCCTCGAACGCGTACCCGACCACGCCGTGCTCGCCCGGCGTCAGGCCGGTGCCCAGAGATGCGACGCTGGTCGCGGTGGTGCTGGGGAAGCCGGCCGTCAACGGCCGGGCGGACAGCTGCGCCAGAAACGGCGCGGCATCGGCGTGCGCTCGGAG
Protein-coding regions in this window:
- a CDS encoding alkaline phosphatase family protein; amino-acid sequence: MEDLAQRYAAGTLADVIPSALAGLGVDGERNPLGLPAADRVCVLLVDGLGWTSLRAHADAAPFLAQLSARPLTAGFPSTTATSVASLGTGLTPGEHGVVGYAFEAGRDVLNVLGWRRHTGGKPIDLRERVVPEELQPRPTAFERAAGAGVAVRVVGPRDQRDSGLTRAALRGGEFQGVHALGDLTAAVAEALKHPRSLCYAYHADLDLLGHVHGPGSTPWLYQLSYVDRLAETIAGSLPAGAALIVTADHGMVTVGERVDYDAEPALRAGVRTVGGEARARHVYTVEGAAPDVRAAWRETLGDRAWVLGREEAVTAGWFGPRVDGAVLPRIGDVVVAARGTAAVVRTEAEPRLSRMTGQHGSVTDEELLVPLAIARA